From Cellulosimicrobium sp. ES-005, one genomic window encodes:
- a CDS encoding FtsX-like permease family protein, protein MRRSIGRLVAAGVAIVIGTAFVTATLIAGNVITQTTNDSIAAQFADADLVVSAPSDLTASDVDALRSVSGVDAVDAVQFTYLDLSHGSKRVFQLGVPAPSDPRFEALEVVEGSMPTASGQVSLPTAVAERLGVGIGDAVTSSRNVWDASAPEGGAYEEVRDELTVVGTTDDPYGAYAQMGGAVVVTAEDVAAWEAAQASPDDPERLYSAAMVGLAPGTDLETARTALVAASPDDAQAVTPDEHAQAQTRKMTGDQDVFTYVILGFAAVALLVAALVIANTFQVLVAQRTRTLALLRAVGANRSQLARSVLTEATILGVLASVGGILLGGLLTQVALLVARGADLGVPVPATITMTPAVVLVPLLVGTLVTVVASFAPARAATRVAPLEALRPSDAPNLARGGGRARLVVATLLTLGGLAVLGGGIWLGSTGSPEIGLLAGVAGGALSFVGVLVGAVYWLPGVVSFVGRLLAGTGSTARLATANTLRNPRRTTATSTALLIGVTLVAMMSTGAASARTSLDAALDDQYPVDVLVATDAYGSTEDAVPSDVVRAVSGTEGVSRVVELSGVTVTLLDGAEITMHGVDPDQARAVVRSPDVLAAFAPGTVMVPEADAEAWDVAEGDTLELTGPDGATLDVTAHVGAIGDGWLLDADDAKTLAPDALVSRLWVGLDDTGDATQVVPAIQDAIVESDTPVEVAGIAVERAAMQSVIDTILGVIVGLLAVAVVIALIGVANTLSLSVIERRRESATLRAIGLSRAQLRWMLAIEGMLIAGVGAVLGIVLGVLYGWAGAATALSVMGDVSLAVPWRDVALVLVVALVAGLVASVVPGRTAARTSPVAALAVD, encoded by the coding sequence ATGCGCCGCAGCATCGGCCGCCTCGTCGCGGCCGGCGTCGCGATCGTCATCGGGACGGCGTTCGTCACGGCGACCCTGATCGCGGGCAACGTCATCACCCAGACCACGAACGACTCGATCGCCGCGCAGTTCGCCGACGCGGACCTCGTCGTGTCCGCGCCGAGCGACCTCACGGCGTCCGACGTCGACGCCCTGCGTTCCGTGAGCGGCGTCGACGCGGTCGACGCGGTCCAGTTCACCTACCTCGACCTGTCGCACGGCTCGAAGCGCGTGTTCCAGCTCGGCGTCCCCGCGCCCTCCGACCCGCGCTTCGAGGCGCTCGAGGTCGTCGAGGGCTCGATGCCCACCGCCTCGGGACAGGTCTCGCTGCCCACGGCCGTGGCCGAGCGCCTCGGCGTCGGGATCGGCGACGCCGTCACGAGCTCGCGCAACGTGTGGGACGCCTCCGCCCCCGAGGGCGGCGCGTACGAGGAGGTTCGCGACGAGCTGACCGTCGTCGGCACGACCGACGACCCGTACGGCGCGTACGCCCAGATGGGCGGGGCCGTCGTCGTGACGGCGGAGGACGTCGCCGCGTGGGAGGCCGCGCAGGCGAGCCCCGACGACCCGGAGCGCCTGTACTCGGCGGCGATGGTCGGGCTCGCGCCCGGCACGGACCTCGAGACCGCGCGCACCGCGCTCGTCGCGGCGTCGCCCGACGATGCCCAGGCCGTGACGCCCGACGAGCACGCCCAGGCGCAGACCCGCAAGATGACGGGTGACCAGGACGTCTTCACGTACGTCATCCTCGGCTTCGCCGCCGTGGCCCTGCTCGTCGCCGCGCTCGTCATCGCCAACACGTTCCAGGTGCTCGTCGCGCAGCGCACGCGCACGCTGGCCCTCCTGCGCGCCGTCGGCGCGAACCGGTCGCAGCTCGCCCGGTCGGTCCTGACGGAGGCGACGATCCTCGGCGTCCTCGCGTCGGTCGGCGGCATCCTGCTGGGTGGCCTGCTCACGCAGGTCGCGCTCCTCGTGGCCCGCGGCGCCGACCTCGGCGTGCCGGTCCCGGCGACCATCACGATGACGCCCGCGGTCGTCCTCGTCCCGCTGCTCGTCGGGACCCTCGTCACGGTCGTCGCGTCGTTCGCCCCGGCGCGCGCCGCCACGCGCGTCGCGCCGCTCGAGGCGCTGCGCCCCTCGGACGCGCCGAACCTCGCGCGCGGTGGTGGGCGCGCGCGCCTCGTGGTCGCGACCCTGCTCACCCTCGGGGGGCTCGCCGTCCTCGGCGGCGGCATCTGGCTGGGCAGCACCGGCAGCCCCGAGATCGGCCTCCTCGCGGGGGTCGCGGGCGGCGCCCTGTCGTTCGTCGGCGTCCTCGTCGGTGCCGTGTACTGGCTGCCCGGGGTCGTGTCGTTCGTGGGCCGGCTGCTGGCCGGCACGGGATCGACGGCGCGGCTCGCCACCGCGAACACGCTGCGCAACCCGCGCCGCACCACGGCGACCAGCACCGCGCTGCTCATCGGCGTCACGCTCGTCGCGATGATGTCCACCGGCGCCGCGAGCGCCCGGACGTCCCTCGACGCCGCGCTCGACGACCAGTACCCGGTCGACGTCCTCGTCGCGACGGACGCCTACGGGTCGACCGAGGACGCCGTGCCGAGCGACGTGGTGCGCGCGGTCTCGGGGACCGAGGGCGTCTCGCGCGTCGTCGAGCTCTCCGGGGTCACGGTCACGCTGCTCGACGGCGCCGAGATCACGATGCACGGGGTGGACCCGGACCAGGCCCGCGCGGTCGTGCGCTCGCCCGACGTGCTCGCCGCGTTCGCCCCGGGCACGGTCATGGTCCCCGAGGCCGACGCGGAGGCCTGGGACGTCGCCGAGGGCGACACGCTCGAGCTCACCGGTCCGGACGGGGCGACCCTCGACGTGACGGCCCACGTCGGGGCCATCGGGGACGGCTGGCTCCTCGACGCGGACGACGCGAAGACCCTCGCCCCGGACGCCCTCGTGTCCCGGCTGTGGGTCGGGCTCGACGACACGGGCGACGCGACGCAGGTCGTGCCCGCGATCCAGGACGCGATCGTCGAGTCGGACACGCCGGTGGAGGTGGCCGGCATCGCCGTCGAGCGTGCGGCCATGCAGAGCGTCATCGACACGATCCTCGGGGTCATCGTGGGGCTGCTCGCGGTCGCCGTCGTCATCGCCCTCATCGGCGTGGCGAACACGCTCTCGCTCTCCGTGATCGAGCGACGACGCGAGTCGGCGACGCTGCGCGCGATCGGCCTCAGCCGGGCGCAGCTGCGGTGGATGCTCGCGATCGAGGGCATGCTCATCGCGGGCGTGGGCGCGGTCTTGGGCATCGTGCTGGGCGTCCTGTACGGCTGGGCGGGCGCGGCGACGGCGCTGAGCGTCATGGGCGACGTGTCGCTCGCGGTGCCGTGGCGGGACGTCGCGCTCGTGCTCGTCGTCGCCCTCGTGGCGGGGCTCGTCGCGTCCGTCGTGCCGGGCCGGACCGCTGCCCGCACGTCGCCCGTCGCGGCGCTCGCCGTGGACTGA
- a CDS encoding ABC transporter ATP-binding protein: MDTTVYRPADPAPAGPPAVRARSLRKTYGTGEAAVHALDGVDVDFERGHFTAIMGPSGSGKSTLMHLLAGLDTATSGHAFIGDTEVTGLNDNALTQLRRDRVGFVFQSFNLLPMFTAEQNITLPVELAGGKVDRTWFDTLVRTLGLEARLSHRPSELSGGQQQRVAIARALIAGPEVVFADEPTGNLDSRSGAEVLSFLRRSVRELGRTIIMVTHDPTAAAYADRVVLIADGRIAGDISDPTPESVLAGLDALRTLEAPGADGSAPASQAVRA; this comes from the coding sequence GTGGACACGACCGTGTACCGACCCGCCGACCCCGCCCCTGCCGGCCCGCCCGCGGTGCGGGCCCGCTCGCTGCGCAAGACCTACGGCACGGGCGAGGCAGCGGTGCACGCGCTCGACGGCGTGGACGTGGACTTCGAGCGCGGCCACTTCACGGCCATCATGGGGCCGTCGGGCTCGGGCAAGTCGACGCTCATGCACCTTCTCGCGGGGCTCGACACCGCGACGAGCGGCCACGCCTTCATCGGCGACACCGAGGTCACGGGCCTGAACGACAACGCGCTCACGCAGCTGCGCCGCGACCGGGTCGGCTTCGTCTTCCAGTCGTTCAACCTGCTCCCCATGTTCACGGCGGAGCAGAACATCACGCTGCCCGTCGAGCTCGCGGGCGGCAAGGTCGACCGGACGTGGTTCGACACGCTCGTGCGCACGCTCGGGCTCGAGGCACGCCTGAGCCACCGCCCGAGCGAGCTGTCCGGCGGCCAGCAGCAGCGCGTCGCCATCGCGCGCGCCCTCATCGCCGGTCCGGAGGTCGTCTTCGCGGACGAGCCGACGGGCAACCTCGACTCGCGCTCGGGCGCGGAGGTGCTCAGCTTCCTGCGCCGCTCCGTCCGCGAGCTCGGCCGCACCATCATCATGGTCACGCACGACCCGACGGCCGCCGCGTACGCGGACCGCGTCGTGCTCATCGCCGACGGGCGGATCGCGGGCGACATCAGCGACCCGACGCCCGAGTCGGTGCTCGCCGGGCTCGACGCCCTGCGCACGCTCGAGGCGCCGGGCGCCGACGGCTCCGCCCCCGCGTCGCAGGCGGTGCGCGCCTGA
- a CDS encoding response regulator transcription factor, which produces MTDALPDPGGAYAADPLAPVEPVRIALVDDQQLVRAGFRMVIDSQPDLTVAVEAGDGLQALRLLADHPVDVVLMDVRMPHLDGLQTTARLTAAAADGGHAPKVIVLTTFDLDEYVLEAIRSGASGFLLKDAPPEEMLAAIRTVHRGDAVIAPSSTRRLLEHLVTALPAEQADDSPAHAAVEGLTEREREVLVLMARGRSNTEIASDLFVAEATVKTHVGRILAKLGARDRVQAVVTAYETGLVRPGS; this is translated from the coding sequence ATGACCGACGCCCTCCCCGACCCCGGCGGCGCGTACGCCGCCGACCCGCTCGCGCCGGTCGAGCCCGTGCGCATCGCGCTCGTCGACGACCAGCAGCTCGTGCGCGCGGGCTTCCGCATGGTGATCGACTCGCAGCCTGACCTCACGGTCGCGGTCGAGGCGGGCGACGGCCTGCAGGCGCTGCGCCTCCTCGCGGACCACCCGGTCGACGTCGTGCTCATGGACGTCCGCATGCCGCACCTGGACGGGCTCCAGACGACGGCCCGGCTCACCGCCGCCGCGGCCGACGGCGGGCACGCGCCCAAGGTGATCGTGCTCACGACGTTCGACCTCGACGAGTACGTGCTCGAGGCGATCCGCTCCGGCGCGAGCGGGTTCCTGCTCAAGGACGCGCCGCCCGAGGAGATGCTCGCGGCGATCCGCACGGTGCACCGCGGCGACGCCGTGATCGCCCCGTCGTCCACCCGGCGCCTGCTCGAGCACCTGGTGACGGCGCTGCCCGCCGAGCAGGCCGACGACTCCCCCGCGCACGCCGCCGTCGAGGGTCTCACCGAGCGCGAGCGCGAGGTGCTCGTCCTCATGGCGCGCGGCCGGTCCAACACGGAGATCGCGAGCGACCTGTTCGTCGCCGAGGCGACGGTCAAGACCCACGTCGGCCGCATCCTCGCCAAGCTCGGCGCGCGCGACCGCGTCCAGGCCGTCGTCACGGCCTACGAGACGGGCCTGGTCCGCCCGGGCTCCTGA
- a CDS encoding sensor histidine kinase, whose product MGWYERLGQWSDEHRFGVDLTVTLVLAVVFVPASAAFSSAGASGVGTSGGWAAFWAALLLAPLPWRRSNPLASSITVYSVALVHLLAGYFLIFPADFAVLVALYSVTVYGPRWAHRTAIVSSLVGAVVLGVALGLMSGRLTDLATMVFFTSAFGGMTFLAVWAFGLVRRSRRETIAALVDRAERLEVERDQQAQIATAAERARIAREMHDIVAHSLSVIIAQADGGRYAAAHDPDAATRALATVSETGRTALADMRRLLGVLRTEQPRVAAPPGAAVGPGGTLALPGRGPVGAPPAGSPYGPAAPGHPAPASGATAALERAPQPDTADLETLVAQVRDSGMRVSFVRVGQARPLPPGAGLTVYRVCQEALTNVLKHAGPDPEVTVVVRWGATTLDLEVEDDGRGASAAAAAHQEARPGGYGVLGMRERAALFGGSVQVGPRPGGGFRVHLRIPVPALPGAAPGPAALPRPPGRVVPAPAPAASGRMAPGHPAAATAPPPPAVDAEPPHPALDRPTDRTP is encoded by the coding sequence ATGGGATGGTACGAGCGGCTCGGGCAGTGGTCCGACGAGCACCGGTTCGGTGTGGACCTCACCGTCACGCTCGTCCTCGCCGTCGTGTTCGTGCCCGCGTCCGCGGCGTTCTCCTCGGCCGGCGCGAGCGGCGTCGGCACGAGCGGCGGCTGGGCCGCGTTCTGGGCGGCCCTCCTGCTCGCCCCGCTGCCCTGGCGCCGGTCCAACCCGCTCGCGTCGTCGATCACCGTGTACTCCGTCGCGCTGGTGCACCTGCTGGCCGGCTACTTCCTGATCTTCCCCGCCGACTTCGCGGTGCTGGTCGCGCTCTACTCGGTCACGGTCTACGGGCCCCGCTGGGCGCACCGGACGGCCATCGTGTCCTCGCTCGTGGGCGCGGTCGTCCTCGGGGTGGCGCTCGGCCTGATGTCCGGTCGCCTCACCGACCTCGCGACGATGGTCTTCTTCACGTCCGCGTTCGGGGGCATGACGTTCCTCGCGGTGTGGGCGTTCGGCCTCGTGCGCCGCTCCCGGCGCGAGACGATCGCCGCGCTCGTCGACCGCGCGGAACGCCTCGAGGTCGAGCGCGACCAGCAGGCGCAGATCGCGACCGCCGCCGAGCGCGCCCGCATCGCGCGCGAGATGCACGACATCGTCGCCCACTCCCTCTCCGTCATCATCGCCCAGGCCGACGGCGGCCGGTACGCCGCCGCCCACGACCCCGACGCCGCGACGCGCGCGCTCGCGACCGTGTCCGAGACGGGCCGCACGGCCCTGGCGGACATGCGCCGGCTCCTCGGCGTGCTCCGGACGGAGCAGCCGCGCGTCGCCGCGCCGCCGGGGGCCGCCGTCGGGCCCGGGGGCACCCTCGCGCTGCCGGGACGGGGGCCGGTGGGCGCGCCGCCCGCCGGCTCGCCGTACGGGCCCGCCGCACCCGGCCACCCGGCGCCCGCGAGCGGCGCGACGGCGGCGCTCGAGCGCGCCCCGCAGCCGGACACCGCCGACCTCGAGACGCTCGTCGCACAGGTGCGCGACAGCGGCATGCGCGTGTCCTTCGTCCGCGTCGGCCAGGCGCGACCGCTGCCCCCCGGGGCAGGGCTCACGGTCTACCGCGTGTGCCAGGAGGCCCTGACCAACGTGCTCAAGCACGCCGGCCCGGACCCGGAGGTCACCGTCGTCGTGCGCTGGGGCGCCACCACGCTCGACCTCGAGGTCGAGGACGACGGGCGCGGCGCCTCGGCCGCCGCCGCGGCGCACCAGGAGGCCCGGCCCGGCGGTTACGGCGTGCTGGGCATGCGCGAGCGGGCCGCGCTCTTCGGCGGGTCCGTGCAGGTGGGCCCGCGTCCCGGCGGCGGGTTCCGCGTGCACCTGCGCATCCCCGTGCCCGCCCTGCCCGGCGCGGCCCCCGGACCGGCCGCCCTCCCCCGACCCCCGGGTCGGGTCGTCCCCGCACCCGCGCCCGCGGCGTCGGGCAGGATGGCCCCGGGCCACCCGGCCGCCGCGACGGCCCCGCCGCCGCCGGCCGTCGACGCGGAGCCCCCGCACCCGGCCCTCGACCGACCGACCGACAGGACACCATGA
- a CDS encoding response regulator transcription factor, whose translation MTHVLLAEDDPAIAEPLARALTREGYNVVVQGTGQGAIDSASGADIVVLDLGLPDMDGLDVAREIRHKGLTTPVLVLTARADEVDLVVGLDAGADDYVTKPFRLAELLARVRALLRRSHGEQVDEEELAAQDVRIDVSAHRAFQGERELHLTTKEFELLRVLVASAGSVVVRDALMRDVWGSEPVGSTKTLDMHVSWLRRKLGDDANAPRYISTVRGLGFRFETGES comes from the coding sequence ATGACCCACGTACTGCTAGCGGAGGACGACCCGGCGATTGCCGAACCTTTGGCGCGCGCACTGACACGTGAGGGTTACAACGTCGTCGTCCAAGGAACTGGTCAAGGAGCGATCGACTCCGCGAGCGGTGCGGACATCGTGGTGCTCGATCTGGGCCTTCCGGACATGGACGGCCTCGACGTCGCGCGCGAGATCCGGCACAAGGGTCTCACCACCCCGGTGCTCGTGCTCACCGCCCGGGCCGACGAGGTGGACCTCGTCGTCGGCCTGGACGCCGGTGCCGACGACTACGTCACGAAGCCGTTCCGGCTCGCCGAGCTGCTCGCCCGGGTGCGGGCGCTCCTGCGCCGCTCGCACGGTGAGCAGGTGGACGAGGAGGAGCTCGCCGCGCAGGACGTGCGCATCGACGTCTCCGCGCACCGCGCGTTCCAGGGCGAGCGCGAGCTGCACCTGACCACCAAGGAGTTCGAGCTGCTGCGCGTGCTCGTCGCCAGCGCGGGCTCGGTCGTCGTGCGCGACGCCCTCATGCGCGACGTGTGGGGCTCCGAGCCGGTCGGCTCGACCAAGACGCTCGACATGCACGTGTCGTGGCTGCGCCGCAAGCTCGGCGACGACGCGAACGCGCCGCGCTACATCTCGACCGTCCGCGGTCTCGGCTTCCGCTTCGAGACCGGCGAGAGCTGA
- a CDS encoding ATP-binding protein, with amino-acid sequence MRRRMLQATVAAVAVAVILLGFPLAFYGARFVLQGEVDDVTSRVERLSRSIDARLAAGDEIPDYVITDAVQPRASDPPAQVYVTLPDGTVLTAGEEITGRGIEQPLHSESGALVTLTVSYWDAYLQAAQVVLLVVAAAIVAFAAGIGMAVWQANRISAPLVYLAASAEQLGSGQVRPRLEPSGVEEIDLVAAELARSSDRLAGRLAAERQFAADASHQLRTPLTALSMRLEEISMASDDPAVQEEARISLEQVERLVGVVDDLLASSRRAQGGTTEAVSLLDVVHQQEEEWVPTFAKAGRELVVDVPAEYQVLATPGALAQVLATLIENSLKHGGGTTTVRARPSGTSGAIVTEVSDEGAGVPDDLAPRIFEREVTSGAGTGLGLALARDLAASDGGRLELAQRRPAVFALFLAGVPRRLDPRVVLPTGVAVSAHGRRRRRRG; translated from the coding sequence GTGCGGCGTCGGATGCTGCAGGCGACGGTGGCGGCCGTGGCCGTCGCCGTCATCCTCCTCGGGTTCCCGCTGGCGTTCTACGGCGCGCGGTTCGTGCTGCAGGGGGAGGTCGACGACGTCACGTCGCGCGTCGAGCGCCTCTCGCGCTCGATCGACGCCCGCCTCGCCGCGGGCGACGAGATCCCCGACTACGTCATCACGGACGCGGTCCAGCCCCGCGCGAGCGACCCTCCGGCGCAGGTCTACGTCACCCTGCCCGACGGGACGGTGCTCACGGCGGGCGAGGAGATCACCGGGCGGGGGATCGAGCAGCCGCTGCACTCCGAGTCGGGTGCGCTCGTCACGCTCACCGTCTCCTACTGGGACGCGTACCTCCAGGCGGCGCAGGTCGTGCTGCTCGTCGTGGCCGCGGCCATCGTCGCGTTCGCCGCGGGCATCGGGATGGCGGTGTGGCAGGCGAACCGCATCTCGGCGCCGCTGGTCTACCTCGCGGCGTCCGCCGAGCAGCTCGGGTCGGGACAGGTGCGCCCGCGGCTCGAGCCGTCGGGGGTCGAGGAGATCGACCTCGTGGCCGCCGAGCTCGCGCGCAGCTCCGACCGGCTCGCGGGTCGGCTCGCGGCGGAGCGCCAGTTCGCCGCCGACGCGTCGCACCAGCTCCGCACGCCGCTCACGGCGCTCAGCATGCGGCTCGAGGAGATCTCGATGGCCTCGGACGACCCGGCCGTCCAGGAGGAGGCCCGGATCTCGCTCGAGCAGGTCGAGCGACTGGTCGGCGTCGTCGACGACCTCCTCGCCTCGTCACGGCGCGCGCAGGGCGGGACGACGGAGGCCGTCAGCCTGCTCGACGTCGTGCACCAGCAGGAGGAGGAGTGGGTCCCGACGTTCGCGAAGGCGGGCCGTGAGCTCGTCGTCGACGTCCCCGCGGAGTACCAGGTGCTCGCGACGCCCGGGGCGCTCGCGCAGGTCCTGGCGACGCTCATCGAGAACTCGCTCAAGCACGGCGGCGGGACGACGACGGTCCGCGCGCGCCCGTCCGGCACGAGCGGTGCGATCGTCACGGAGGTGTCGGACGAGGGCGCCGGTGTCCCCGACGACCTCGCCCCCCGCATCTTCGAGCGCGAGGTGACCTCCGGCGCCGGCACGGGCCTGGGTCTCGCGCTCGCGCGCGACCTCGCGGCGTCCGACGGCGGTCGGCTCGAGCTCGCGCAGCGTCGGCCCGCGGTGTTCGCGCTCTTCCTCGCGGGGGTGCCGCGGCGCCTCGACCCGCGGGTCGTCCTGCCGACGGGGGTCGCGGTCTCCGCGCACGGGCGTCGTCGCCGGCGCCGCGGCTGA
- a CDS encoding GtrA family protein: MTSDLDRRAEANAAAPPRRERVLARVRELAKFGSVGAVAYVVDLGLFNLLSFGPGEVLGHKPLTAKIVSVTVATLVAWIGNRYWTFSARRTQARGRELAAFVVVNVGGMLIAVGCLAISTYALGLTSPLAKNVSANVVGLALGTAFRYVAYRRLVFTGDRARDDVAGRETATP, translated from the coding sequence GTGACGAGCGACCTGGACCGGCGAGCCGAGGCGAACGCGGCGGCCCCGCCGCGGCGCGAGCGCGTCCTCGCCCGGGTGCGGGAGCTCGCGAAGTTCGGGTCGGTCGGCGCGGTCGCCTACGTCGTCGACCTGGGCCTGTTCAACCTGCTCAGCTTCGGACCGGGCGAGGTCCTCGGCCACAAGCCGCTCACCGCCAAGATCGTGTCCGTCACGGTCGCGACGCTGGTCGCGTGGATCGGCAACCGCTACTGGACGTTCTCCGCACGCCGCACCCAGGCGCGCGGCCGCGAGCTCGCGGCCTTCGTCGTCGTCAACGTGGGCGGGATGCTCATCGCGGTCGGCTGCCTCGCGATCTCCACGTACGCGCTGGGCCTCACGTCCCCGCTCGCCAAGAACGTCTCCGCGAACGTCGTCGGGCTCGCGCTCGGCACGGCGTTCCGCTACGTCGCCTACCGACGCCTCGTGTTCACGGGCGACCGGGCGCGGGACGACGTCGCCGGCCGGGAGACCGCGACTCCCTGA
- a CDS encoding 5-(carboxyamino)imidazole ribonucleotide synthase, giving the protein MAAPVIAVVGGGQLARMMAPAAGELGVHLRVLVEAPDTSAAQVVVDAPVGAASDEAAIRSLIAPAGAAPADVLTFEHEHVPNALLTDLLEHGTPVRPGPDALVHAQDKIVMRRRLTELGVPCPRWAALPTAPDAARTALADFLAEVGGEAVVKTARGGYDGKGVRVVSVAEGGAEQVAEWIEAAATGGPELLVEEKVPFTRELAVLVARRPSGGIDGRGEVRTWPVVESIQRDGVCAEVIAPAPGLTEAEAERARDAAVRIAEGLGVTGVLAVEMFEVPGDDGPRVLVNELAMRPHNSGHWTIDGAVTSQFEQHLRAVLDLPLGDTTATARWTVMANVLGSTLGELTDALPDVLAAFPDAKVNLYGKGVRPGRKLGHVNVSGDDLGEARRRALAAAAILRGEGPEGTPNEERA; this is encoded by the coding sequence GTGGCAGCCCCAGTGATCGCCGTGGTCGGCGGAGGACAGCTCGCGCGCATGATGGCCCCCGCGGCCGGAGAGCTCGGCGTGCACCTGCGCGTGCTCGTCGAGGCCCCGGACACGTCCGCAGCCCAGGTGGTGGTCGACGCCCCCGTGGGCGCCGCGTCCGACGAGGCCGCGATCCGCTCGCTCATCGCCCCCGCGGGTGCCGCCCCGGCGGACGTGCTGACCTTCGAGCACGAGCACGTCCCGAACGCGCTGCTCACCGACCTCCTCGAGCACGGCACGCCCGTGCGTCCCGGACCCGACGCGCTCGTGCACGCGCAGGACAAGATCGTCATGCGACGCCGGCTCACCGAGCTCGGCGTGCCGTGCCCGCGCTGGGCCGCGCTCCCCACCGCGCCCGACGCCGCCCGCACCGCTCTCGCGGACTTCCTCGCCGAGGTCGGGGGCGAGGCCGTGGTGAAGACGGCGCGCGGCGGGTACGACGGCAAGGGCGTGCGCGTCGTGTCGGTCGCCGAGGGCGGCGCCGAGCAGGTCGCGGAGTGGATCGAGGCGGCCGCCACGGGCGGCCCCGAGCTCCTCGTCGAGGAGAAGGTGCCCTTCACGCGCGAGCTGGCCGTCCTCGTGGCGCGCCGTCCGTCCGGAGGGATCGACGGTCGGGGCGAGGTGCGGACCTGGCCCGTGGTCGAGTCGATCCAGCGCGACGGCGTGTGCGCCGAGGTGATCGCGCCCGCGCCCGGACTCACGGAGGCCGAGGCGGAGCGCGCCCGCGACGCGGCGGTCCGGATCGCCGAGGGCCTCGGCGTCACGGGGGTGCTCGCGGTCGAGATGTTCGAGGTCCCGGGCGACGACGGGCCGCGCGTGCTGGTGAACGAGCTCGCGATGCGCCCGCACAACTCCGGGCACTGGACCATCGACGGCGCGGTGACCAGCCAGTTCGAGCAGCACCTGCGGGCCGTGCTCGACCTGCCCCTCGGCGACACGACGGCCACCGCCCGCTGGACCGTCATGGCGAACGTGCTCGGCTCGACGCTCGGCGAGCTGACCGACGCGCTGCCCGACGTCCTCGCCGCCTTCCCCGACGCGAAGGTCAACCTGTACGGCAAGGGCGTGCGCCCCGGGCGCAAGCTGGGCCACGTGAACGTGAGCGGCGACGACCTGGGCGAGGCCCGGCGTCGGGCCCTGGCCGCGGCCGCGATCCTGCGGGGCGAGGGCCCCGAGGGCACCCCGAACGAGGAGCGAGCATGA
- the purE gene encoding 5-(carboxyamino)imidazole ribonucleotide mutase — protein MSENPVVGIVMGSDSDWPVMEAAADALAEFGVPVEVDVVSAHRMPVEMIDYGRSAAERGLRVIVAGAGGAAHLPGMLAAVTPLPVIGVPVPLRHLDGMDSLLSIVQMPAGVPVATVSVGGARNAGLLAARILAAGTDDDSARLREKMVAFQADLGDQARAKGARLRASRSGEQRTGFGA, from the coding sequence ATGAGCGAGAACCCCGTCGTCGGCATCGTCATGGGGTCGGACTCCGACTGGCCCGTCATGGAGGCCGCGGCCGACGCGCTCGCCGAGTTCGGCGTGCCCGTCGAGGTCGACGTCGTCTCGGCGCACCGCATGCCCGTCGAGATGATCGACTACGGGCGCAGCGCCGCCGAGCGCGGCCTGCGCGTGATCGTCGCGGGCGCCGGGGGAGCGGCGCACCTGCCGGGCATGCTCGCCGCCGTGACGCCGCTGCCGGTGATCGGCGTCCCCGTGCCGCTGCGCCACCTCGACGGCATGGACTCGCTCCTGTCGATCGTGCAGATGCCCGCGGGCGTCCCCGTCGCGACGGTCTCCGTCGGCGGGGCGCGCAACGCGGGCCTGCTCGCCGCGCGCATCCTCGCGGCCGGCACCGACGACGACTCCGCGCGGCTGCGGGAGAAGATGGTCGCCTTCCAGGCGGACCTGGGCGACCAGGCGCGCGCGAAGGGTGCGCGCCTGCGCGCGTCGAGGTCCGGGGAGCAGCGCACGGGCTTCGGCGCCTGA